A stretch of the Danio rerio strain Tuebingen ecotype United States chromosome 18, GRCz12tu, whole genome shotgun sequence genome encodes the following:
- the ppfia1 gene encoding liprin-alpha-1 isoform X27: protein MMCEVMPTISEAEVCSAGGALGSGSPVQTDSEGHFESLMVSMLEERDRLLDTLRETQENLCVAQSKLHEISHERDSLQRQLNSALPQEFAALTKEVNMCREQLLEREEEIAELKAERNNTRLLLEHLECLVSRHERSLRMTVVKRQAQSPAGVSSEVEVLKALKSLFEHHKALDEKVRERLRVALERCSILEEQLTASHKELMFMKEQNSQKKLIIDASAEINHSSDATPNANGKRLSDISVALDAGSVSEGDLQELMERQSKELLLLKERVASLISRESELEEDLDTARRDLIKSEDANSRLQRDLRESLAQKDDMEERITTLEKRYLSAQREATSVHDLNDKLENEIANKDSLLCQLEEKSRQLQERLELAEQKLQQTLRKAETLPEVEAELAQRVVALTKAEERHGNVEERLRQMEAQLEEKNQELLRARQREKMNEEHNKRLSETVDKLLSESNERLQLHLKERMTALEDKNALIRDLEHTKKMIEEAHHEKEQLLIQIETMRTEHERGRSRSNSLLHHGRSHMSGTPDFRYPVSVSSAMDSQYSGALVLRRPQKGRVSALRDEPSKTLDEQDWDRLQQANVLANVAHAFESDMDMSDVEDDRETVFSSMDLLSPAGQADAQTLALMLQEQLDAINNEIRMIQEEKECTALRAEQIESRVGSGDDLGSRFRPLPPSFHSSAHSEASPPGSGHSTPRRELDRMGVMTLCAQDDKATIRCETSPPSTPSSIRLHRGALHTASHEDLRDPRSAGLQDGASSNPSSSNSSQDSLNKGTKKKSIKSSIGRLFAKKEKSRAAAGRETAAPALAGSADGSGSQDSMTLSKLGPAEKNRKLQKKHELLEEACRQGLPFAQWDGPTVVVWLELWVGMPAWYVAACRANVKSGAIMSALSDTEIQREIGISNPLHRLKLRLAIQEIMSLTSPSAPPTSRTSSGNVWLTHEEMESLAATPPTTLAYGDMNHEWIGNDWLPSLGLPQYRSYFMESLVDARMLDHLTKKDLRSQLKMVDSFHRNSFQCGVMCLRRLNYDRKELERRREETQTEGNDVLVWTNERVVSWVQAIGLKDYAANLLESGVHGALIALDETFDHNALALLLQIPTQCTQARALLEQEYRQLLSGGTERRQEEDDDKSFRRAPSWRKKFRPKDVRGMSVSAADTLPASFRVSAGDANTAALINRKTQLDGGVSGVQRLDAAAVRTYSC, encoded by the exons ATGATGTGCGAGGTGATGCCCACCATCAGTGAGGCGGAGGTCTGCAGTGCGGGCGGGGCTCTGGGCTCCGGGTCCCCAGTGCAGACGGACTCTGAGGGCCACTTTGAGTCTCTGATGGTGTCGATGCTGGAGGAGCGAGACCGGCTGCTGGACACACTGCGGGAAACACAGGAGAACCTGTGTGTGGCCCAGAGCAAACTCCACGAGATCAGCCACGAGAGAGACTCACTGCAGAGACAGCTGAACAGCGCACTGCCACAG GAGTTTGCTGCTCTGACGAAGGAAGTGAACATGTGTCGAGAGCAACTGCTGGAGCGAGAGGAGGAGATTGCAGAGCTGAAGGCCGAGAGGAACAACACACgc CTGCTGCTGGAGCATCTGGAGTGTCTGGTGTCTCGACACGAGCGCTCCCTCAGGATGACGGTGGTGAAGCGGCAGGCTCAGTCTCCAGCCGGCGTCTCCAGCGAGGTGGAAGTGCTCAAAGCCCTCAAATCCCTCTTTGAGCACCACAAGGCCCTGGATGAGAAG gtGCGTGAGCGTCTGCGTGTGGCGTTGGAGAGATGCAGCATTCTGGAGGAGCAGCTGACGGCCTCACACAAAGAG cttatGTTCATGAAGGAGCAGAACAGTCAGAAGAAGCTGATTATCGACGCATCAGCAGAAATCAACCACAGCTCTGATGCCACGCCAAATGCTAACGGCAAG CGTCTGTCAGACATATCCGTGGCTCTGGATGCGGGCAGTGTGTCTGAGGGGGATCTGCAGGAGCTGATGGAGCGTCAGAGTAAagagctgctgctgctgaagGAGAGAGTGGCGTCTCTGATCAGCCGAGAGTCTGAGCTGGAGGAGGATCTGGACACGGCCCGCAGAGACCTCATCAAGAGTGAAGACGCCAACAGCCGACTGCAGAGAGACCTGCGagag TCTCTAGCGCAGAAGGATGATATGGAGGAGCGCATCACCACGCTGGAGAAACGATACCTGTCGGCTCAGAGGGAAGCCACGTCTGTGCACGACCTCAACGACAAGCTGGAGAACGAGATCGCCAACAAGGACTCGCTGCTCTGCCAG ctggaGGAGAAGAGCCGTCAGCTGCAGGAGAGGCTGGAGTTGGCGGAACAGAAGCTCCAGCAGACGCTCCGTAAGGCCGAGACGCTGCCCGAGGTGGAGGCAGAGCTGGCGCAGAGAGTCGTGGCCCTCACCAAG gcGGAGGAGCGTCATGGGAATGTGGAGGAGCGTCTGCGGCAGATGGAGGCGCAATTGGAGGAGAAGAACCAGGAGCTGCTGAGG GCGCGTCAGCGGGAGAAGATGAACGAGGAGCACAACAAGCGTCTGTCGGAGACGGTGGACAAACTGCTGTCAGAGTCCAACGAGAGGCTGCAGCTGCACCTGAAGGAGCGCATGACGGCGCTGGAGGacaag AACGCCCTGATCCGAGACCTGGAGCACACCAAGAAGATGATCGAGGAGGCGCACCAtgagaag gAGCAGCTGCTCATCCAGATCGAGACCATGAGGACGGAGCACGAGAGGGGCCGCAGTAGGAGCAACTCACTGCTGCATCATGG CCGTTCCCACATGAGCGGGACTCCAGATTTCCGGTACCCGGTGTCGGTGTCGTCAGCGATGGACAGTCAGTACAGCGGTGCGCTGGTGCTCAGGAGACCTCAGAAGGGGAGAGTGTCTGCACTCAGAGACGAGCCGTCcaag ACGCTGGACGAGCAGGACTGGGACCGGCTGCAGCAGGCTAATGTTCTGGCTAACGTAGCGCACGCGTTTGAGAGCGACATGGACATGTCAGACGTGGAGGACGACAGAGAGACGGTCTTCAGCTCCATGGACCTGCTGTCTCCTGCTGGACAGGCGGACGCTCAGACGCTAGCGCTAATGCTACAGGAGCAGCTGGACGCCATCAACAACGAGatacg gatgaTCCAGGAGGAGAAGGAGTGTACGGCGCTGCGGGCGGAGCAGATCGAGTCTCGGGTGGGCAGCGGTGATGATCTGGGCAGCCGCTTCCGCCCGCTGCCGCCCTCCTTCCACAGCTCCGCCCACAGCGAGGCGTCGCCGCCCGGATCAGGACACTCCACCCCCCGCCGAGAGCTGGACCGCATGGGGGTCATGACCCtg tGTGCGCAGGATGATAAAGCCACCATCCGCTGTGAGACGTCTCCTCCCTCCACCCCTTCCTCCATCAGGCTGCACAGAGGAGCGCTGCACACCGCCAGCCATGAGGACCTCCGGGACCCCCGCAg cgcgGGGCTCCAGGACGGGGCCTCCAGTAACCCCAGCAGCAGTAACAGCAGTCAGGACTCCCTCAATAAAGGCACCAAGAAGAAGAGCATCAAGTCCTCCATCGGCCGGCTGTTCGCCAAGAAGGAGAAGAGCAGAGCTGCTGCGGGCCGAGAGACAGCTGcgccag CTCTGGCAGGATCAGCAGACGGCAGCGGCTCTCAGGACTCTATGACCCTCAGTAAGCTGGGCCCCGCCGAGAAGAACCGCAAACTGCAGAAGAA gcatgAGCTGCTGGAGGAGGCGTGTCGTCAGGGTCTGCCCTTTGCTCAGTGGGACGGTCCTACAGTGGTGGTGTGGCTGGAg CTGTGGGTGGGGATGCCCGCCTGGTACGTGGCGGCGTGTCGTGCCAATGTGAAGAGCGGCGCCATCATGTCTGCGCTGTCGGACACagagatccagcgggagatcggCATCAGTAACCCGCTGCACCGGCTCAAGCTGAGACTCGCCATCCAGGAGATCATGTCCCTCACCAGCCCCTCAGCCCCGCCCACCTCCAgaacg TCTTCAGGGAATGTGTGGCTCACTCATGAGGAGATGGAGAGTCTGGCTGCGACGCCGCCCACG ACTCTGGCTTATGGGGACATGAACCATGAGTGGATCGGGAACGACTGGCTGCCCAGTCTGGGTCTGCCGCAGTACCGCAGCTACTTCATGGAGTCGCTGGTGGACGCCCGCATGCTGGACCACCTGACCAAGAAGGACCTGCGCAGCCAGCTGAAGATGGTGGACAGCttccacag GAACAGTTTTCAGTGTGGTGTGATGTGTCTGAGACGGCTGAACTACGACAGGAAAGAGCTGGAGCGCAGACGAGAGGAGACGCAGACAGAAGGCaacg atgtgcTGGTGTGGACGAATGAGCGTGTGGTGAGCTGGGTCCAGGCGATCGGGCTGAAGGATTACGCTGCCAATCTGCTGGAGAGCGGCGTTCACGGAGCGCTCATCGCCCTCGACGAAACCTTCGACCACAACGCCCTCGCCCTCCTGCTGCAGATCCCTACACAGTGCACTCAG gcgcgGGCACTGCTGGAGCAGGAGTACAGGCAGCTGCTGAGCGGTGGGACGGAAAGACGGCaggaggag gatgaTGATAAGAGTTTCCGGCGTGCTCCATCTTGGAGGAAGAAGTTCAGGCCTAAAGACGTGCGCGGTATGAGTGTGAGCGCGGCGGACACACTGCCGGCCAGCTTCAGGGTGAGCGCAGGAGACGCCAACACTGCTGCCCTCATCAACAGGAAAACACAGCTGGACG GTGGTGTGAGTGGAGTTCAGCGTCTGGATGCGGCTGCCGTCAGGACCTACTCCTGCTGA
- the ppfia1 gene encoding liprin-alpha-1 isoform X21 has protein sequence MMCEVMPTISEAEVCSAGGALGSGSPVQTDSEGHFESLMVSMLEERDRLLDTLRETQENLCVAQSKLHEISHERDSLQRQLNSALPQEFAALTKEVNMCREQLLEREEEIAELKAERNNTRLLLEHLECLVSRHERSLRMTVVKRQAQSPAGVSSEVEVLKALKSLFEHHKALDEKVRERLRVALERCSILEEQLTASHKELMFMKEQNSQKKLIIDASAEINHSSDATPNANGKQRLSDISVALDAGSVSEGDLQELMERQSKELLLLKERVASLISRESELEEDLDTARRDLIKSEDANSRLQRDLRESLAQKDDMEERITTLEKRYLSAQREATSVHDLNDKLENEIANKDSLLCQLEEKSRQLQERLELAEQKLQQTLRKAETLPEVEAELAQRVVALTKAEERHGNVEERLRQMEAQLEEKNQELLRARQREKMNEEHNKRLSETVDKLLSESNERLQLHLKERMTALEDKNALIRDLEHTKKMIEEAHHEKEQLLIQIETMRTEHERGRSRSNSLLHHGRSHMSGTPDFRYPVSVSSAMDSQYSGALVLRRPQKGRVSALRDEPSKVQTLDEQDWDRLQQANVLANVAHAFESDMDMSDVEDDRETVFSSMDLLSPAGQADAQTLALMLQEQLDAINNEIRMIQEEKECTALRAEQIESRVGSGDDLGSRFRPLPPSFHSSAHSEASPPGSGHSTPRRELDRMGVMTLCAQDDKATIRCETSPPSTPSSIRLHRGALHTASHEDLRDPRSAGLQDGASSNPSSSNSSQDSLNKGTKKKSIKSSIGRLFAKKEKSRAAAGRETAAPALAGSADGSGSQDSMTLSKLGPAEKNRKLQKNRSPQSGHELLEEACRQGLPFAQWDGPTVVVWLELWVGMPAWYVAACRANVKSGAIMSALSDTEIQREIGISNPLHRLKLRLAIQEIMSLTSPSAPPTSRTSSGNVWLTHEEMESLAATPPTTLAYGDMNHEWIGNDWLPSLGLPQYRSYFMESLVDARMLDHLTKKDLRSQLKMVDSFHRNSFQCGVMCLRRLNYDRKELERRREETQTEGNDVLVWTNERVVSWVQAIGLKDYAANLLESGVHGALIALDETFDHNALALLLQIPTQCTQARALLEQEYRQLLSGGTERRQEEDDDKSFRRAPSWRKKFRPKDVRGMSVSAADTLPASFRVSAGDANTAALINRKTQLDGGVSGVQRLDAAAVRTYSC, from the exons ATGATGTGCGAGGTGATGCCCACCATCAGTGAGGCGGAGGTCTGCAGTGCGGGCGGGGCTCTGGGCTCCGGGTCCCCAGTGCAGACGGACTCTGAGGGCCACTTTGAGTCTCTGATGGTGTCGATGCTGGAGGAGCGAGACCGGCTGCTGGACACACTGCGGGAAACACAGGAGAACCTGTGTGTGGCCCAGAGCAAACTCCACGAGATCAGCCACGAGAGAGACTCACTGCAGAGACAGCTGAACAGCGCACTGCCACAG GAGTTTGCTGCTCTGACGAAGGAAGTGAACATGTGTCGAGAGCAACTGCTGGAGCGAGAGGAGGAGATTGCAGAGCTGAAGGCCGAGAGGAACAACACACgc CTGCTGCTGGAGCATCTGGAGTGTCTGGTGTCTCGACACGAGCGCTCCCTCAGGATGACGGTGGTGAAGCGGCAGGCTCAGTCTCCAGCCGGCGTCTCCAGCGAGGTGGAAGTGCTCAAAGCCCTCAAATCCCTCTTTGAGCACCACAAGGCCCTGGATGAGAAG gtGCGTGAGCGTCTGCGTGTGGCGTTGGAGAGATGCAGCATTCTGGAGGAGCAGCTGACGGCCTCACACAAAGAG cttatGTTCATGAAGGAGCAGAACAGTCAGAAGAAGCTGATTATCGACGCATCAGCAGAAATCAACCACAGCTCTGATGCCACGCCAAATGCTAACGGCAAG cAGCGTCTGTCAGACATATCCGTGGCTCTGGATGCGGGCAGTGTGTCTGAGGGGGATCTGCAGGAGCTGATGGAGCGTCAGAGTAAagagctgctgctgctgaagGAGAGAGTGGCGTCTCTGATCAGCCGAGAGTCTGAGCTGGAGGAGGATCTGGACACGGCCCGCAGAGACCTCATCAAGAGTGAAGACGCCAACAGCCGACTGCAGAGAGACCTGCGagag TCTCTAGCGCAGAAGGATGATATGGAGGAGCGCATCACCACGCTGGAGAAACGATACCTGTCGGCTCAGAGGGAAGCCACGTCTGTGCACGACCTCAACGACAAGCTGGAGAACGAGATCGCCAACAAGGACTCGCTGCTCTGCCAG ctggaGGAGAAGAGCCGTCAGCTGCAGGAGAGGCTGGAGTTGGCGGAACAGAAGCTCCAGCAGACGCTCCGTAAGGCCGAGACGCTGCCCGAGGTGGAGGCAGAGCTGGCGCAGAGAGTCGTGGCCCTCACCAAG gcGGAGGAGCGTCATGGGAATGTGGAGGAGCGTCTGCGGCAGATGGAGGCGCAATTGGAGGAGAAGAACCAGGAGCTGCTGAGG GCGCGTCAGCGGGAGAAGATGAACGAGGAGCACAACAAGCGTCTGTCGGAGACGGTGGACAAACTGCTGTCAGAGTCCAACGAGAGGCTGCAGCTGCACCTGAAGGAGCGCATGACGGCGCTGGAGGacaag AACGCCCTGATCCGAGACCTGGAGCACACCAAGAAGATGATCGAGGAGGCGCACCAtgagaag gAGCAGCTGCTCATCCAGATCGAGACCATGAGGACGGAGCACGAGAGGGGCCGCAGTAGGAGCAACTCACTGCTGCATCATGG CCGTTCCCACATGAGCGGGACTCCAGATTTCCGGTACCCGGTGTCGGTGTCGTCAGCGATGGACAGTCAGTACAGCGGTGCGCTGGTGCTCAGGAGACCTCAGAAGGGGAGAGTGTCTGCACTCAGAGACGAGCCGTCcaag GTGCAGACGCTGGACGAGCAGGACTGGGACCGGCTGCAGCAGGCTAATGTTCTGGCTAACGTAGCGCACGCGTTTGAGAGCGACATGGACATGTCAGACGTGGAGGACGACAGAGAGACGGTCTTCAGCTCCATGGACCTGCTGTCTCCTGCTGGACAGGCGGACGCTCAGACGCTAGCGCTAATGCTACAGGAGCAGCTGGACGCCATCAACAACGAGatacg gatgaTCCAGGAGGAGAAGGAGTGTACGGCGCTGCGGGCGGAGCAGATCGAGTCTCGGGTGGGCAGCGGTGATGATCTGGGCAGCCGCTTCCGCCCGCTGCCGCCCTCCTTCCACAGCTCCGCCCACAGCGAGGCGTCGCCGCCCGGATCAGGACACTCCACCCCCCGCCGAGAGCTGGACCGCATGGGGGTCATGACCCtg tGTGCGCAGGATGATAAAGCCACCATCCGCTGTGAGACGTCTCCTCCCTCCACCCCTTCCTCCATCAGGCTGCACAGAGGAGCGCTGCACACCGCCAGCCATGAGGACCTCCGGGACCCCCGCAg cgcgGGGCTCCAGGACGGGGCCTCCAGTAACCCCAGCAGCAGTAACAGCAGTCAGGACTCCCTCAATAAAGGCACCAAGAAGAAGAGCATCAAGTCCTCCATCGGCCGGCTGTTCGCCAAGAAGGAGAAGAGCAGAGCTGCTGCGGGCCGAGAGACAGCTGcgccag CTCTGGCAGGATCAGCAGACGGCAGCGGCTCTCAGGACTCTATGACCCTCAGTAAGCTGGGCCCCGCCGAGAAGAACCGCAAACTGCAGAAGAA TCGTAGCCCACAGTCAGG gcatgAGCTGCTGGAGGAGGCGTGTCGTCAGGGTCTGCCCTTTGCTCAGTGGGACGGTCCTACAGTGGTGGTGTGGCTGGAg CTGTGGGTGGGGATGCCCGCCTGGTACGTGGCGGCGTGTCGTGCCAATGTGAAGAGCGGCGCCATCATGTCTGCGCTGTCGGACACagagatccagcgggagatcggCATCAGTAACCCGCTGCACCGGCTCAAGCTGAGACTCGCCATCCAGGAGATCATGTCCCTCACCAGCCCCTCAGCCCCGCCCACCTCCAgaacg TCTTCAGGGAATGTGTGGCTCACTCATGAGGAGATGGAGAGTCTGGCTGCGACGCCGCCCACG ACTCTGGCTTATGGGGACATGAACCATGAGTGGATCGGGAACGACTGGCTGCCCAGTCTGGGTCTGCCGCAGTACCGCAGCTACTTCATGGAGTCGCTGGTGGACGCCCGCATGCTGGACCACCTGACCAAGAAGGACCTGCGCAGCCAGCTGAAGATGGTGGACAGCttccacag GAACAGTTTTCAGTGTGGTGTGATGTGTCTGAGACGGCTGAACTACGACAGGAAAGAGCTGGAGCGCAGACGAGAGGAGACGCAGACAGAAGGCaacg atgtgcTGGTGTGGACGAATGAGCGTGTGGTGAGCTGGGTCCAGGCGATCGGGCTGAAGGATTACGCTGCCAATCTGCTGGAGAGCGGCGTTCACGGAGCGCTCATCGCCCTCGACGAAACCTTCGACCACAACGCCCTCGCCCTCCTGCTGCAGATCCCTACACAGTGCACTCAG gcgcgGGCACTGCTGGAGCAGGAGTACAGGCAGCTGCTGAGCGGTGGGACGGAAAGACGGCaggaggag gatgaTGATAAGAGTTTCCGGCGTGCTCCATCTTGGAGGAAGAAGTTCAGGCCTAAAGACGTGCGCGGTATGAGTGTGAGCGCGGCGGACACACTGCCGGCCAGCTTCAGGGTGAGCGCAGGAGACGCCAACACTGCTGCCCTCATCAACAGGAAAACACAGCTGGACG GTGGTGTGAGTGGAGTTCAGCGTCTGGATGCGGCTGCCGTCAGGACCTACTCCTGCTGA
- the ppfia1 gene encoding liprin-alpha-1 isoform X5 encodes MMCEVMPTISEAEVCSAGGALGSGSPVQTDSEGHFESLMVSMLEERDRLLDTLRETQENLCVAQSKLHEISHERDSLQRQLNSALPQEFAALTKEVNMCREQLLEREEEIAELKAERNNTRLLLEHLECLVSRHERSLRMTVVKRQAQSPAGVSSEVEVLKALKSLFEHHKALDEKVRERLRVALERCSILEEQLTASHKELMFMKEQNSQKKLIIDASAEINHSSDATPNANGKQRLSDISVALDAGSVSEGDLQELMERQSKELLLLKERVASLISRESELEEDLDTARRDLIKSEDANSRLQRDLRESLAQKDDMEERITTLEKRYLSAQREATSVHDLNDKLENEIANKDSLLCQLEEKSRQLQERLELAEQKLQQTLRKAETLPEVEAELAQRVVALTKAEERHGNVEERLRQMEAQLEEKNQELLRARQREKMNEEHNKRLSETVDKLLSESNERLQLHLKERMTALEDKNALIRDLEHTKKMIEEAHHEKEQLLIQIETMRTEHERGRSRSNSLLHHGRSHMSGTPDFRYPVSVSSAMDSQYSGALVLRRPQKGRVSALRDEPSKVQTLDEQDWDRLQQANVLANVAHAFESDMDMSDVEDDRETVFSSMDLLSPAGQADAQTLALMLQEQLDAINNEIRMIQEEKECTALRAEQIESRVGSGDDLGSRFRPLPPSFHSSAHSEASPPGSGHSTPRRELDRMGVMTLPSDLRKHRRKCAQDDKATIRCETSPPSTPSSIRLHRGALHTASHEDLRDPRSAGLQDGASSNPSSSNSSQDSLNKGTKKKSIKSSIGRLFAKKEKSRAAAGRETAAPALAGSADGSGSQDSMTLSKLGPAEKNRKLQKKHELLEEACRQGLPFAQWDGPTVVVWLELWVGMPAWYVAACRANVKSGAIMSALSDTEIQREIGISNPLHRLKLRLAIQEIMSLTSPSAPPTSRTSSGNVWLTHEEMESLAATPPTEDEEGSWAQTLAYGDMNHEWIGNDWLPSLGLPQYRSYFMESLVDARMLDHLTKKDLRSQLKMVDSFHRNSFQCGVMCLRRLNYDRKELERRREETQTEGNDVLVWTNERVVSWVQAIGLKDYAANLLESGVHGALIALDETFDHNALALLLQIPTQCTQARALLEQEYRQLLSGGTERRQEEDDDKSFRRAPSWRKKFRPKDVRGMSVSAADTLPASFRVSAGDANTAALINRKTQLDGGVSGVQRLDAAAVRTYSC; translated from the exons ATGATGTGCGAGGTGATGCCCACCATCAGTGAGGCGGAGGTCTGCAGTGCGGGCGGGGCTCTGGGCTCCGGGTCCCCAGTGCAGACGGACTCTGAGGGCCACTTTGAGTCTCTGATGGTGTCGATGCTGGAGGAGCGAGACCGGCTGCTGGACACACTGCGGGAAACACAGGAGAACCTGTGTGTGGCCCAGAGCAAACTCCACGAGATCAGCCACGAGAGAGACTCACTGCAGAGACAGCTGAACAGCGCACTGCCACAG GAGTTTGCTGCTCTGACGAAGGAAGTGAACATGTGTCGAGAGCAACTGCTGGAGCGAGAGGAGGAGATTGCAGAGCTGAAGGCCGAGAGGAACAACACACgc CTGCTGCTGGAGCATCTGGAGTGTCTGGTGTCTCGACACGAGCGCTCCCTCAGGATGACGGTGGTGAAGCGGCAGGCTCAGTCTCCAGCCGGCGTCTCCAGCGAGGTGGAAGTGCTCAAAGCCCTCAAATCCCTCTTTGAGCACCACAAGGCCCTGGATGAGAAG gtGCGTGAGCGTCTGCGTGTGGCGTTGGAGAGATGCAGCATTCTGGAGGAGCAGCTGACGGCCTCACACAAAGAG cttatGTTCATGAAGGAGCAGAACAGTCAGAAGAAGCTGATTATCGACGCATCAGCAGAAATCAACCACAGCTCTGATGCCACGCCAAATGCTAACGGCAAG cAGCGTCTGTCAGACATATCCGTGGCTCTGGATGCGGGCAGTGTGTCTGAGGGGGATCTGCAGGAGCTGATGGAGCGTCAGAGTAAagagctgctgctgctgaagGAGAGAGTGGCGTCTCTGATCAGCCGAGAGTCTGAGCTGGAGGAGGATCTGGACACGGCCCGCAGAGACCTCATCAAGAGTGAAGACGCCAACAGCCGACTGCAGAGAGACCTGCGagag TCTCTAGCGCAGAAGGATGATATGGAGGAGCGCATCACCACGCTGGAGAAACGATACCTGTCGGCTCAGAGGGAAGCCACGTCTGTGCACGACCTCAACGACAAGCTGGAGAACGAGATCGCCAACAAGGACTCGCTGCTCTGCCAG ctggaGGAGAAGAGCCGTCAGCTGCAGGAGAGGCTGGAGTTGGCGGAACAGAAGCTCCAGCAGACGCTCCGTAAGGCCGAGACGCTGCCCGAGGTGGAGGCAGAGCTGGCGCAGAGAGTCGTGGCCCTCACCAAG gcGGAGGAGCGTCATGGGAATGTGGAGGAGCGTCTGCGGCAGATGGAGGCGCAATTGGAGGAGAAGAACCAGGAGCTGCTGAGG GCGCGTCAGCGGGAGAAGATGAACGAGGAGCACAACAAGCGTCTGTCGGAGACGGTGGACAAACTGCTGTCAGAGTCCAACGAGAGGCTGCAGCTGCACCTGAAGGAGCGCATGACGGCGCTGGAGGacaag AACGCCCTGATCCGAGACCTGGAGCACACCAAGAAGATGATCGAGGAGGCGCACCAtgagaag gAGCAGCTGCTCATCCAGATCGAGACCATGAGGACGGAGCACGAGAGGGGCCGCAGTAGGAGCAACTCACTGCTGCATCATGG CCGTTCCCACATGAGCGGGACTCCAGATTTCCGGTACCCGGTGTCGGTGTCGTCAGCGATGGACAGTCAGTACAGCGGTGCGCTGGTGCTCAGGAGACCTCAGAAGGGGAGAGTGTCTGCACTCAGAGACGAGCCGTCcaag GTGCAGACGCTGGACGAGCAGGACTGGGACCGGCTGCAGCAGGCTAATGTTCTGGCTAACGTAGCGCACGCGTTTGAGAGCGACATGGACATGTCAGACGTGGAGGACGACAGAGAGACGGTCTTCAGCTCCATGGACCTGCTGTCTCCTGCTGGACAGGCGGACGCTCAGACGCTAGCGCTAATGCTACAGGAGCAGCTGGACGCCATCAACAACGAGatacg gatgaTCCAGGAGGAGAAGGAGTGTACGGCGCTGCGGGCGGAGCAGATCGAGTCTCGGGTGGGCAGCGGTGATGATCTGGGCAGCCGCTTCCGCCCGCTGCCGCCCTCCTTCCACAGCTCCGCCCACAGCGAGGCGTCGCCGCCCGGATCAGGACACTCCACCCCCCGCCGAGAGCTGGACCGCATGGGGGTCATGACCCtg CCTAGTGATCTGCGCAAACACCGCAGGAAG tGTGCGCAGGATGATAAAGCCACCATCCGCTGTGAGACGTCTCCTCCCTCCACCCCTTCCTCCATCAGGCTGCACAGAGGAGCGCTGCACACCGCCAGCCATGAGGACCTCCGGGACCCCCGCAg cgcgGGGCTCCAGGACGGGGCCTCCAGTAACCCCAGCAGCAGTAACAGCAGTCAGGACTCCCTCAATAAAGGCACCAAGAAGAAGAGCATCAAGTCCTCCATCGGCCGGCTGTTCGCCAAGAAGGAGAAGAGCAGAGCTGCTGCGGGCCGAGAGACAGCTGcgccag CTCTGGCAGGATCAGCAGACGGCAGCGGCTCTCAGGACTCTATGACCCTCAGTAAGCTGGGCCCCGCCGAGAAGAACCGCAAACTGCAGAAGAA gcatgAGCTGCTGGAGGAGGCGTGTCGTCAGGGTCTGCCCTTTGCTCAGTGGGACGGTCCTACAGTGGTGGTGTGGCTGGAg CTGTGGGTGGGGATGCCCGCCTGGTACGTGGCGGCGTGTCGTGCCAATGTGAAGAGCGGCGCCATCATGTCTGCGCTGTCGGACACagagatccagcgggagatcggCATCAGTAACCCGCTGCACCGGCTCAAGCTGAGACTCGCCATCCAGGAGATCATGTCCCTCACCAGCCCCTCAGCCCCGCCCACCTCCAgaacg TCTTCAGGGAATGTGTGGCTCACTCATGAGGAGATGGAGAGTCTGGCTGCGACGCCGCCCACG GAGGATGAGGAGGGCAGCTGGGCGCAG ACTCTGGCTTATGGGGACATGAACCATGAGTGGATCGGGAACGACTGGCTGCCCAGTCTGGGTCTGCCGCAGTACCGCAGCTACTTCATGGAGTCGCTGGTGGACGCCCGCATGCTGGACCACCTGACCAAGAAGGACCTGCGCAGCCAGCTGAAGATGGTGGACAGCttccacag GAACAGTTTTCAGTGTGGTGTGATGTGTCTGAGACGGCTGAACTACGACAGGAAAGAGCTGGAGCGCAGACGAGAGGAGACGCAGACAGAAGGCaacg atgtgcTGGTGTGGACGAATGAGCGTGTGGTGAGCTGGGTCCAGGCGATCGGGCTGAAGGATTACGCTGCCAATCTGCTGGAGAGCGGCGTTCACGGAGCGCTCATCGCCCTCGACGAAACCTTCGACCACAACGCCCTCGCCCTCCTGCTGCAGATCCCTACACAGTGCACTCAG gcgcgGGCACTGCTGGAGCAGGAGTACAGGCAGCTGCTGAGCGGTGGGACGGAAAGACGGCaggaggag gatgaTGATAAGAGTTTCCGGCGTGCTCCATCTTGGAGGAAGAAGTTCAGGCCTAAAGACGTGCGCGGTATGAGTGTGAGCGCGGCGGACACACTGCCGGCCAGCTTCAGGGTGAGCGCAGGAGACGCCAACACTGCTGCCCTCATCAACAGGAAAACACAGCTGGACG GTGGTGTGAGTGGAGTTCAGCGTCTGGATGCGGCTGCCGTCAGGACCTACTCCTGCTGA